In the genome of Blastopirellula marina, one region contains:
- a CDS encoding NUDIX hydrolase, translated as MSTSPQPSNGKRAVVGVILWRNQFLTIRRSEHVAAPGKICFPGGKIELGESEEDALIREIQEELGILATAGHRLYTNVTGWGTSVAWWLTHIAEDAEVQINEKEVAHWCWMAPATMLRHPDLLSSNRDFLASWRNSVFSIPGIAVPDIWDDIDD; from the coding sequence ATGTCCACTTCACCGCAGCCCAGCAACGGAAAACGAGCGGTCGTCGGCGTCATTCTTTGGCGAAATCAGTTTTTAACCATACGTCGTAGCGAACATGTTGCCGCCCCGGGCAAAATTTGTTTTCCGGGGGGAAAGATCGAGTTGGGCGAGTCGGAAGAAGACGCGTTGATCCGGGAAATACAGGAAGAATTAGGGATTCTAGCGACTGCTGGCCATCGTCTTTACACCAACGTAACTGGCTGGGGAACATCCGTAGCGTGGTGGTTAACGCACATCGCAGAAGACGCCGAGGTGCAAATCAACGAAAAAGAAGTCGCCCATTGGTGCTGGATGGCTCCGGCTACCATGCTGCGGCATCCCGATTTGCTTTCCAGTAATCGAGACTTCTTGGCGTCTTGGAGAAATTCGGTCTTCTCTATTCCGGGAATAGCGGTGCCTGATATTTGGGATGATATTGACGATTAA
- a CDS encoding ABC transporter permease, which produces MILSRLLQAVVTMLIAVLAVFVAVRVLPANPVIAQFGQHAVPEKIEMEMAERGWNDPIWKQAIRFVGQLAQGNLGESFARQGEKISTRLSHAIPATAELAVAAMLIAVPLGIGIGIIAALWRNRWPDWLSMGIALLGVSVPVFFLAICLIVMFPSMPSGFRLPPGTQHSMTTDFYFLESLFTGQWQITAKCIRHLILPATALATIPLAVISRITRNSMLEVLDSDYLRTARAKGASMFRMILRHAFPNASLSVMNIVGFQLGMLLTGAILTETVFNWPGLGRYVVDAIRDYDYAVVQACALVISAIFVTLNLILDVLFLVLDPRLREGNRS; this is translated from the coding sequence ATGATTCTTTCGCGGTTGCTACAAGCGGTCGTGACCATGTTGATCGCTGTCCTGGCAGTATTCGTCGCGGTTCGTGTCTTGCCGGCCAATCCTGTCATCGCTCAATTTGGCCAACATGCCGTTCCTGAGAAGATCGAAATGGAGATGGCCGAGCGAGGTTGGAACGATCCGATCTGGAAGCAGGCAATTCGTTTCGTGGGCCAGCTTGCCCAGGGAAATCTCGGGGAATCCTTCGCTCGGCAAGGCGAAAAAATCAGCACACGTTTGAGTCATGCGATTCCTGCGACCGCCGAATTAGCGGTCGCGGCTATGCTGATCGCCGTACCGCTGGGTATTGGGATCGGCATTATTGCCGCATTGTGGCGGAATCGGTGGCCTGATTGGTTATCGATGGGCATCGCACTTCTCGGTGTCAGTGTCCCGGTTTTCTTTCTGGCGATCTGTTTGATCGTAATGTTCCCTTCGATGCCGAGCGGCTTTCGGCTTCCGCCAGGAACGCAGCATAGTATGACGACCGATTTCTATTTCCTCGAATCTCTTTTCACCGGTCAGTGGCAAATCACGGCCAAGTGCATTCGGCACTTGATTTTGCCAGCCACGGCATTGGCGACGATTCCGCTTGCCGTTATCTCGCGAATCACTCGAAACAGCATGCTTGAAGTGCTCGACTCCGATTATTTGCGAACGGCTCGGGCCAAGGGAGCCAGCATGTTCCGGATGATCCTGCGGCATGCGTTTCCCAATGCTTCGTTATCCGTCATGAATATTGTCGGCTTCCAGCTTGGGATGTTGCTTACCGGGGCGATCCTTACCGAGACAGTCTTTAATTGGCCTGGGCTGGGAAGGTACGTTGTTGATGCGATTCGCGACTACGACTACGCCGTAGTTCAGGCTTGTGCTTTGGTGATATCCGCGATCTTCGTTACGTTGAATCTCATACTGGACGTACTGTTCTTGGTTCTCGATCCTCGTCTGCGGGAGGGGAATCGAAGTTGA
- the ftsH gene encoding ATP-dependent zinc metalloprotease FtsH, with product MRSNFTVVALGIFVVAVLFMLISTADPPYTELKTSEFYAQLEDGNVKKVTLDDREARGELKVPLNVKEEKDGKLVDKLDSEGDPIKRPTAFRTRIASQDSPEFAQLTEMLQKQKQKQPGLEWDMDNTSQAMQSIMWIVFMLLPLVILFVIWNSVRRSRDQIMGGGFLSGFSKSPAKRYEASRKAVTFNDVAGLEGVKSDLMEIVDFLRTPEKFERLGGTIPKGVLLVGPPGTGKTLLARAIAGEAGVPFYAINGSEFIQMFVGVGASRVRDLFKTAKDNSPAIIFIDEIDAVGRQRGAGLGGGHDEREQTLNQILSEMDGFVQGETVIVVAATNRPDVLDPALLRPGRFDRHITVDRPTFKGRVEIFKVHVRDVPLADDVDIERLAAGAVGLTGADIRNLINEAALWATRQDRDAVTMEDFEYARDKILMGARREEALVAREKEKTAYHEAGHALLSWLLPGVDRLHKVTVIPRGRALGVTQTLPEEDRMNISESELYDQLAFILGGRAAERIAYNELSAGAENDLERATKMARRMVTQWGMSERLGPVNYKITDEDPFLGREIHENRHFSEHTMQIIDDEVARILHEAHDKAIDVLTTNREKLVKLTNALCEHEELSDQEVEQLIGPSVHRSKASKLNSEMEIASNGFVAPSADLKTEEANQSPIE from the coding sequence ATGCGATCGAATTTTACCGTTGTCGCCCTCGGTATCTTCGTGGTGGCGGTGTTGTTCATGCTGATATCGACCGCCGATCCTCCGTACACCGAGCTGAAGACTTCTGAGTTTTACGCCCAGTTGGAAGACGGTAATGTCAAAAAGGTTACCCTCGATGACCGCGAAGCACGCGGCGAGCTCAAAGTCCCTCTGAATGTTAAGGAAGAGAAGGATGGCAAGCTCGTTGACAAGCTCGATTCTGAAGGCGATCCGATCAAGCGTCCGACAGCGTTTCGAACGCGAATCGCTTCGCAGGATTCGCCGGAATTCGCACAGCTGACCGAGATGCTCCAAAAGCAAAAGCAGAAGCAGCCTGGCTTGGAATGGGATATGGATAATACCTCCCAGGCCATGCAGTCGATCATGTGGATCGTGTTCATGCTGCTACCTCTGGTGATTCTGTTCGTGATCTGGAACAGCGTTCGCCGCAGCCGCGACCAAATTATGGGAGGTGGTTTCCTCTCTGGTTTCTCGAAGAGCCCGGCCAAACGGTACGAAGCAAGCCGCAAAGCAGTGACATTCAACGACGTCGCTGGCTTGGAAGGTGTTAAGAGCGATTTGATGGAGATCGTCGATTTCCTACGCACGCCTGAGAAATTTGAGCGACTTGGTGGGACGATTCCGAAAGGGGTGCTGTTGGTTGGCCCTCCTGGTACCGGTAAGACGCTGTTGGCCCGAGCGATCGCTGGCGAAGCTGGCGTACCGTTTTATGCCATCAACGGTTCCGAGTTTATCCAGATGTTCGTCGGTGTCGGTGCCAGCCGTGTCCGCGACCTTTTTAAAACCGCCAAAGATAACAGCCCAGCGATCATATTCATCGATGAAATCGACGCGGTGGGGCGTCAGCGTGGTGCTGGTTTAGGTGGTGGTCACGACGAACGAGAGCAAACACTCAATCAGATCCTCAGCGAAATGGATGGTTTCGTCCAAGGGGAGACGGTGATCGTCGTCGCCGCGACCAACCGCCCAGACGTTCTCGACCCAGCGCTTCTAAGACCTGGCCGATTTGATCGTCACATCACGGTCGATCGTCCGACATTTAAGGGGCGTGTCGAGATCTTCAAGGTTCACGTCCGAGATGTGCCGTTAGCCGACGATGTTGATATCGAACGACTTGCTGCCGGCGCGGTAGGACTGACTGGGGCCGACATTCGCAACTTGATCAACGAAGCTGCCTTGTGGGCCACGCGACAAGATCGTGACGCAGTCACGATGGAAGATTTTGAATATGCCCGCGACAAGATCTTGATGGGGGCCCGTCGAGAGGAAGCCCTGGTCGCTCGTGAGAAGGAAAAAACCGCATACCACGAAGCAGGTCACGCGCTCCTTTCGTGGCTATTGCCCGGCGTCGATCGCCTGCACAAGGTAACGGTTATTCCTCGCGGACGTGCCCTTGGTGTGACGCAAACGCTGCCGGAGGAAGACCGGATGAATATCAGCGAAAGTGAACTATACGATCAACTCGCGTTCATTTTAGGTGGTCGAGCAGCGGAGCGTATTGCCTACAACGAACTAAGTGCCGGGGCAGAGAATGACCTGGAACGAGCCACCAAAATGGCCCGGCGTATGGTCACGCAGTGGGGCATGAGCGAACGTTTGGGGCCGGTGAACTACAAGATTACCGACGAAGACCCATTCCTCGGTCGCGAAATCCACGAAAACCGCCACTTCAGCGAGCACACCATGCAGATCATCGACGACGAAGTCGCTCGTATTCTGCATGAAGCTCACGACAAGGCGATCGACGTGCTGACCACGAATCGTGAAAAGCTGGTCAAGCTGACCAATGCTCTCTGCGAACACGAAGAGCTTTCCGATCAAGAAGTGGAGCAATTGATCGGTCCTTCAGTGCACCGCTCGAAAGCGAGCAAATTGAATTCTGAAATGGAGATTGCCTCCAACGGTTTCGTCGCCCCGTCGGCAGACCTAAAGACCGAAGAGGCAAACCAGTCACCAATCGAGTGA
- a CDS encoding ABC transporter substrate-binding protein: protein MEFSNAFRFCLVLITLWPLLGCGGGSPVPTDTLIYSRGGDANGLDPIHTDIGESVKVIVNIFDTLVEYDETTLDLVPCLATEWEVTEDGREWTFKLRPDVKFHDGTPMNADAVVYTFERILDPDHPDVHNNIIPYYSNYTQIESIEAVDDLTVRFKLKESQATFLANMALFSSGIVSPTAVKKYGPEFTRHPVGAGPFKFDHWKPEQEILLERFDDYWGKPAGVSRVVFLPTKESSIRVTQLARGEVHIGDNLPPAEMDSLENAPGIVVQSTPGINIGYLTMQTEKPPLDQPKVRQAICHAIDRDRLIDVAYSGKAEKAKTMVPPTLWGHGANVPDRSFDPELSKKLLKEAAEENGFSLPVKLELFVMDQPRPYMQQPRQTAIFIKDALEKVGFKIEIITNDIGQHFQRMTRGEHELGLSGWSADIADPHNFLHTLLHSDNINDIGGNNLSRYRNAEVDQLLAAAELELDQEKRTALYEQAQELIYADAPVLPLVHVPVRIAQRDNVKGYKLHPSSRVRLKTARIEGEQ, encoded by the coding sequence ATGGAATTCTCGAACGCTTTTCGCTTTTGCTTAGTTCTGATTACTCTGTGGCCTCTGCTCGGATGTGGAGGTGGGTCGCCCGTTCCGACCGATACCTTGATCTACAGCCGTGGCGGTGATGCGAACGGTCTCGATCCGATTCATACCGATATCGGTGAATCGGTAAAAGTGATCGTCAACATCTTCGATACCTTAGTCGAGTACGACGAGACCACGCTTGATCTCGTTCCCTGCTTGGCGACCGAATGGGAAGTGACCGAAGATGGCCGTGAGTGGACGTTTAAGCTTCGTCCCGATGTTAAGTTCCATGACGGAACACCGATGAATGCGGATGCGGTGGTCTATACGTTCGAGCGAATTCTCGATCCTGATCACCCAGACGTCCATAACAACATCATTCCGTACTACTCCAACTACACCCAAATCGAAAGCATCGAAGCGGTCGATGATTTAACGGTTCGGTTCAAATTGAAGGAATCTCAGGCTACCTTCCTGGCGAATATGGCCTTATTTTCCTCAGGCATCGTCAGCCCAACGGCCGTCAAGAAGTATGGTCCGGAATTCACTCGTCATCCGGTTGGTGCTGGACCCTTCAAGTTCGATCACTGGAAGCCAGAACAAGAGATCTTGCTGGAACGGTTCGACGATTATTGGGGTAAGCCAGCTGGAGTTTCGCGAGTCGTCTTCTTGCCCACCAAGGAAAGCTCGATCCGTGTCACGCAACTCGCTCGGGGTGAAGTGCACATTGGTGATAATTTGCCCCCTGCAGAAATGGACAGCCTGGAGAACGCTCCTGGTATCGTGGTGCAGTCCACGCCAGGGATCAACATTGGCTACTTGACGATGCAAACCGAAAAGCCGCCGTTGGATCAACCAAAGGTTCGCCAGGCAATTTGCCATGCGATCGATCGTGATCGCCTCATCGATGTCGCCTACTCGGGCAAAGCCGAGAAGGCCAAAACCATGGTTCCGCCCACGCTGTGGGGACATGGGGCGAATGTACCGGATCGAAGTTTCGACCCCGAGCTTTCCAAAAAGCTTCTGAAGGAAGCTGCCGAAGAGAACGGCTTTTCTCTGCCAGTCAAGTTAGAGCTGTTCGTGATGGACCAGCCGCGTCCCTACATGCAGCAGCCAAGACAAACGGCGATCTTTATCAAAGATGCCCTGGAAAAGGTTGGTTTCAAAATCGAAATCATCACCAACGACATCGGGCAGCACTTTCAACGCATGACGCGGGGCGAACACGAACTCGGCTTGAGCGGTTGGAGTGCCGACATCGCGGACCCTCACAATTTCCTGCATACGCTTTTGCATTCCGACAACATCAACGATATCGGTGGGAATAACTTGAGCCGATATCGGAACGCGGAAGTTGATCAATTGCTCGCCGCCGCTGAGTTGGAACTTGATCAGGAGAAACGGACTGCCCTCTACGAACAAGCCCAGGAATTGATCTATGCCGATGCTCCTGTGTTGCCGCTAGTGCATGTGCCGGTGCGGATTGCTCAGCGGGACAATGTGAAGGGTTACAAGTTGCATCCCTCTTCGCGAGTGCGGTTAAAGACCGCGCGGATCGAGGGAGAGCAGTAA
- the rsgA gene encoding ribosome small subunit-dependent GTPase A yields MAKKGKGQQKRRVEFRKNRTQKVRQGDITKRFNRDEFDADKSVTRERISGKGELTRKRTIISSEDANADDSDNHAIHIDKETCLPGRVLRVQGLVSEVEARDKSVYQCATRRLLKTMSTDVRHVVAAGDHVWFRPSGESEGIIESVDPRYGVLSRTSKGRQHIIVANVDQLIIVSSAGEPGLKPNLIDRYLVTAENAGIRPLLCINKIDLIDPAELQTIVGVYGSLGYEVHLVSAKDGIGIDRLRRALHGKDTVLSGQSGVGKSSLLNAIEPGLNLRVSAVSRENDKGKHTTTTASLIPLATEGHVIDTPGIRQFQLWDIIPEEVAGLFRDIRPFGNLCRFPNCTHTHETDCAVKNAVADGILDTRRYESYCQIHAGDAA; encoded by the coding sequence ATGGCGAAAAAAGGTAAGGGACAACAAAAACGCCGAGTCGAGTTCAGGAAGAACCGCACGCAAAAAGTGCGGCAAGGTGATATCACCAAGCGGTTCAACCGTGACGAATTCGATGCGGATAAATCAGTCACACGGGAACGGATTTCCGGCAAAGGTGAACTGACTCGGAAGCGGACCATCATTAGCAGTGAAGATGCTAACGCGGACGATTCGGATAACCATGCGATCCATATCGACAAAGAAACTTGTCTTCCCGGGCGTGTGCTGCGTGTCCAAGGGTTGGTAAGTGAAGTCGAAGCCCGTGATAAGTCGGTTTATCAGTGCGCCACGCGCCGTCTGCTGAAGACCATGTCGACCGACGTTCGCCATGTGGTCGCAGCGGGTGATCACGTTTGGTTTCGTCCCAGTGGTGAGAGCGAAGGAATCATCGAAAGCGTTGATCCTCGCTACGGCGTGCTCAGCCGAACGAGCAAAGGGCGGCAGCATATAATCGTCGCTAATGTCGACCAGCTAATTATCGTCAGCAGCGCTGGAGAACCTGGTTTAAAGCCGAACCTGATCGATCGCTATCTGGTCACCGCCGAGAATGCCGGTATCCGACCACTTCTTTGCATCAACAAGATCGACCTGATCGATCCGGCTGAACTACAGACGATCGTCGGAGTTTACGGCAGCTTGGGATACGAGGTCCACTTGGTGTCAGCAAAGGATGGTATTGGGATCGATCGTCTACGTCGAGCATTGCACGGGAAAGATACCGTGCTATCCGGCCAAAGTGGTGTCGGCAAGTCTTCTCTGTTAAATGCAATCGAGCCTGGACTTAATCTACGTGTCAGCGCCGTCAGTCGTGAAAACGACAAGGGAAAACACACGACGACGACGGCTTCCCTGATCCCTCTCGCGACGGAAGGGCATGTGATCGATACACCTGGGATTCGCCAGTTTCAGCTGTGGGACATTATCCCGGAGGAAGTTGCTGGTCTGTTCCGTGATATCCGTCCCTTCGGTAATCTGTGTCGCTTCCCGAACTGTACGCATACCCACGAGACAGATTGTGCCGTCAAAAATGCAGTTGCGGACGGAATTCTAGACACCCGTCGTTACGAGAGTTATTGCCAAATTCATGCAGGCGATGCTGCGTAG
- a CDS encoding acylphosphatase: MTDESTQLHVVFSGQVQGVGFRQTTVQIARSHPITGWVKNLPSGNVELVAEGTKTACSEFLAAIRDRMFEYINDIDCQWQNASDEFEHFEIHY, from the coding sequence ATGACGGATGAGTCTACCCAATTGCACGTCGTATTCAGCGGCCAAGTGCAAGGTGTCGGATTTCGTCAAACCACCGTCCAGATTGCCCGATCTCACCCCATCACCGGGTGGGTCAAAAACTTACCCAGCGGCAATGTCGAGCTAGTAGCTGAAGGAACGAAGACGGCGTGCAGCGAATTCCTGGCCGCAATCCGCGATCGAATGTTTGAGTACATCAACGATATCGATTGTCAGTGGCAGAACGCGTCGGATGAGTTCGAGCATTTCGAGATCCATTACTAA
- a CDS encoding ABC transporter permease translates to MIPNTSSLLGFFFYIDEINRQHLATAVWLFAVGVVLGLMVVGLIWALTLMSRKFGGRCTAALQGPVLMPISIVLGIWTLLAFALWPMVPDSMQILQSLKQIPTTGTSTYELVVPVASGEVDQRGQVPAYPLEIVVPTDQMRTMVVESTGKIDLVARIQGTDEDVVSFDVAGGETFEWRRGDRGTLLRKIPTGETVEFLARNITNSDIQVDVTLTTEPEHIEAESIFFVAALVIGLYVTYFIMACVLPKMSAIAEATVRSELYQILFLLCAVIGCLFMVASIYIPYQTFGEDIKVLKHTCLQAMMVLGIVVAIWAASRSIAEEIEGRTALTLLSKPVSRRQFVLGKFAGIAWLVSVLFVIISSVFVVSVAQKPIFDKREGTVIEYEGEKGITWQVLHHEAMSVAPGLLLVYMETLVLAGVSVAISTRLPMVANFMLTFGIWALGHLTPSIMQASVEGFEPVQFVASFVATILPVLKNFEIYGAISAGREIPLAYLAGTALYTVLYGALTMFLALILFEDRDLT, encoded by the coding sequence ATGATCCCGAACACCTCCTCCCTTCTCGGCTTCTTTTTCTACATCGACGAAATCAACCGCCAACACTTGGCCACAGCCGTCTGGCTGTTTGCCGTGGGGGTGGTTCTTGGCTTGATGGTAGTTGGCCTCATCTGGGCACTCACCTTGATGTCCCGCAAGTTTGGCGGACGCTGCACCGCAGCGCTTCAAGGTCCCGTGCTGATGCCAATCTCGATTGTCCTGGGTATTTGGACGCTGTTGGCATTTGCCCTATGGCCTATGGTCCCCGATTCGATGCAGATTCTCCAATCTCTTAAGCAAATTCCCACCACCGGTACCAGCACCTATGAATTAGTGGTGCCGGTCGCCAGTGGTGAAGTCGATCAAAGGGGCCAAGTTCCCGCGTATCCACTCGAGATCGTCGTACCAACCGACCAAATGCGAACGATGGTCGTCGAAAGCACCGGTAAAATTGACCTGGTAGCCCGTATTCAAGGAACCGACGAAGACGTTGTCAGCTTTGACGTCGCTGGTGGTGAAACGTTTGAATGGCGACGGGGCGATCGCGGAACGCTATTACGAAAAATTCCGACCGGCGAAACCGTGGAATTTCTCGCTCGCAACATTACGAACTCCGATATTCAGGTCGACGTAACCCTCACGACCGAACCAGAGCATATCGAAGCAGAATCGATCTTCTTTGTTGCCGCATTGGTCATCGGCCTTTACGTCACTTATTTCATCATGGCGTGCGTCCTGCCTAAGATGTCGGCCATTGCCGAAGCAACCGTCCGCAGCGAACTGTATCAGATCTTATTCCTGCTCTGTGCGGTCATCGGCTGTTTGTTCATGGTCGCTTCGATCTACATTCCCTACCAAACATTTGGCGAAGACATCAAGGTCCTGAAGCACACCTGCCTCCAGGCCATGATGGTGCTGGGAATCGTGGTCGCAATCTGGGCCGCTTCGCGAAGTATCGCCGAAGAAATTGAAGGACGCACCGCCCTGACCTTACTCTCCAAGCCAGTCAGCCGCCGTCAATTCGTCCTCGGCAAGTTCGCCGGTATTGCCTGGCTGGTGAGCGTGCTCTTCGTGATCATCAGCTCGGTATTCGTCGTTTCGGTGGCTCAGAAGCCCATCTTCGACAAACGCGAAGGTACGGTCATCGAATACGAAGGTGAAAAGGGTATCACCTGGCAGGTGCTGCACCACGAGGCGATGAGCGTGGCCCCTGGCCTGCTTTTGGTTTACATGGAAACCCTGGTTCTCGCGGGCGTTTCGGTCGCGATTTCGACTCGCTTGCCAATGGTGGCTAACTTCATGCTGACCTTCGGAATCTGGGCCTTAGGGCACTTAACGCCCTCGATTATGCAGGCCTCGGTCGAGGGATTTGAACCGGTGCAGTTCGTGGCCAGTTTCGTGGCGACCATCTTACCGGTGCTTAAGAACTTCGAAATTTACGGGGCGATCTCGGCCGGACGCGAGATACCTTTGGCCTACTTGGCAGGTACGGCACTCTACACCGTACTCTACGGTGCGTTGACCATGTTCCTCGCCCTGATCCTGTTCGAGGATCGCGACCTGACTTAA
- a CDS encoding serine/threonine protein kinase — translation MSDSPKDSDGTPPVRNDRVASTADRLPEPPGSDSATHLPRPVDHNFLEEPPTVISSRKGSAHDSHGRSISSIELTIGRELVGQTLGHFQLDAFVGAGGMGAVFRGHDTQLNRRVAIKVLSGEHNAKEETVRRFKNEAQSAARLDHPNIARVYFVGEDKGWNYIVFEYIDGTNIRDEVERNGPLELELAISYLVQVAEALDHATTRDVVHRDIKPSNILVDSRHLAKLVDMGLARLHQVNSQDSDLTASGMTLGTFDYISPEQARDPRSADVRSDLYSLGCTFFFMLTGRPPFPEGTVLQKLLSHSGEEPPDPREFRPELPDEVVHILSRLMAKNPNDRFQKPGELIAAALIVIDELGLAAPHVTSAVYVPTTEQRNTILERHLPWVMPVAILLAICFVADVIWSAQDDSLISQPSYVNFSDLQPVDVGEETAGSDGAGTSKTESGGANVIPIEIEDAKPKSPVMAPESGSSVAMDLPTTTLPRSSDGTFAETTKPSATAPSDVMSEEVISPPISVAANVIVVPTTVDTLYEAITMAQADPMLDTIELRYNGERSERPLLVEDAGLTIRAGIGFTPSIVFTPLEYEPELLNRMILITRGSLTIQNVAITMAVPPATTRSWTLFEMENAKQLVLSGCQITVERSDEKMFREEMRRGVSVITMRPTAIEPASSSTLATSRYSAISIQDSMVRGEASMIRSNGQQPLNVFCDNSLLALSGSVLSSTSTAIDNAMSGMVKMNFDGCTIDTGGSVIRRDGASCIPLRVNMKDSIVTWGVTSPFLSQRSSTQTTDNILNLLDFGDSNLKANVYEMSMPSRTMMFLASTAQASDSRSLDYGEWKVKWEDNFSEPCSSIWAMPLSQTKLYSVRGPQDYVLLDDLSRNLALRPGKRNAGINFSELPFLPSPLAGAGRPKPATTN, via the coding sequence ATGTCTGATTCACCCAAAGATTCCGACGGTACGCCGCCTGTCCGCAACGATCGTGTTGCGTCGACTGCGGACCGCCTGCCGGAACCGCCAGGCAGCGATTCCGCGACGCATCTGCCTCGTCCGGTTGATCATAACTTTCTCGAAGAACCACCAACGGTTATTTCTTCCCGTAAAGGAAGTGCTCACGATTCGCATGGCCGTTCGATATCGTCTATCGAATTGACGATCGGTCGAGAACTGGTTGGCCAGACGCTCGGGCATTTTCAGCTGGATGCTTTCGTCGGTGCTGGCGGTATGGGAGCCGTTTTCCGTGGACACGACACACAATTGAATCGACGTGTGGCGATCAAGGTCCTTTCGGGCGAGCATAATGCCAAGGAAGAAACCGTTCGCCGGTTCAAGAATGAGGCGCAAAGTGCTGCCCGATTAGATCATCCCAACATCGCCCGCGTATATTTCGTTGGTGAAGATAAGGGATGGAACTACATCGTCTTCGAATACATCGACGGAACTAATATCCGTGATGAAGTCGAGCGGAATGGTCCTCTGGAACTGGAACTTGCGATCAGTTACCTGGTGCAAGTTGCCGAAGCACTCGACCATGCAACGACGCGCGATGTGGTTCACCGTGACATTAAACCGTCAAACATCTTGGTTGACTCTCGCCACCTTGCGAAGCTGGTCGATATGGGACTGGCACGTTTGCACCAGGTCAATTCACAAGACAGCGATTTGACTGCTTCGGGCATGACGCTCGGAACGTTTGACTACATTTCGCCTGAGCAAGCTCGCGATCCACGCAGTGCTGACGTACGCAGTGACTTGTACTCACTGGGATGCACCTTCTTCTTTATGTTGACGGGGCGTCCACCGTTTCCGGAAGGAACCGTGCTGCAAAAGCTTCTTAGTCACAGTGGGGAAGAACCGCCAGACCCGCGCGAGTTTCGCCCTGAGTTGCCGGATGAAGTCGTTCATATCTTAAGCCGATTGATGGCTAAGAATCCCAACGATCGATTTCAGAAACCGGGTGAATTGATCGCGGCAGCGTTGATCGTGATCGACGAATTAGGCCTGGCCGCTCCGCACGTCACCTCAGCCGTCTACGTGCCCACCACCGAGCAACGGAATACGATCCTGGAGCGGCATCTGCCCTGGGTAATGCCTGTCGCGATTCTGCTTGCCATCTGTTTCGTCGCCGACGTGATTTGGTCGGCCCAGGATGACAGCCTCATTTCGCAGCCGTCGTATGTCAACTTCTCCGACTTACAACCGGTCGATGTCGGTGAAGAGACGGCCGGCAGTGATGGGGCGGGGACCTCAAAAACGGAAAGTGGTGGCGCCAACGTTATTCCGATTGAAATCGAAGACGCGAAACCAAAGTCCCCCGTAATGGCTCCCGAATCGGGTAGTTCCGTGGCAATGGACTTGCCGACAACAACATTGCCACGCTCGTCCGACGGCACGTTTGCGGAGACAACGAAGCCATCGGCCACAGCCCCGTCAGATGTCATGTCGGAAGAGGTTATTTCTCCTCCGATTTCCGTAGCAGCGAATGTGATTGTTGTGCCGACCACGGTCGACACATTGTACGAAGCGATCACCATGGCTCAGGCCGATCCAATGCTGGATACGATTGAACTTCGCTACAACGGTGAGCGATCGGAGCGGCCACTGTTGGTTGAAGATGCCGGTCTAACGATTCGTGCAGGTATTGGCTTTACCCCGTCGATTGTTTTCACGCCGCTTGAGTATGAACCCGAACTGCTCAACCGCATGATCCTGATCACGCGAGGCAGTCTCACAATACAAAATGTCGCCATCACCATGGCGGTACCTCCGGCGACGACACGGTCTTGGACGCTGTTCGAGATGGAGAATGCAAAGCAATTGGTTCTCTCCGGGTGCCAGATAACGGTGGAACGTAGCGATGAAAAGATGTTCCGCGAAGAAATGCGGCGAGGCGTATCGGTAATTACGATGCGGCCTACGGCGATTGAGCCAGCCAGTTCGTCCACGTTGGCGACTTCGCGTTACAGTGCGATTTCTATCCAAGATTCGATGGTCCGTGGTGAAGCAAGCATGATTCGCTCGAACGGACAACAGCCGCTGAATGTCTTCTGCGATAACAGCTTGTTAGCCCTCTCCGGTAGTGTGTTGAGCTCGACCTCAACCGCGATCGATAATGCCATGAGCGGCATGGTGAAAATGAATTTCGACGGTTGTACGATCGATACCGGCGGCAGCGTGATTCGTCGAGACGGGGCCAGTTGTATCCCGCTACGGGTTAATATGAAAGACTCAATCGTGACCTGGGGAGTGACCAGTCCGTTTCTGAGTCAACGAAGCAGTACCCAGACGACCGACAACATCTTGAATCTGCTCGATTTCGGAGACAGCAACCTCAAGGCGAACGTCTACGAGATGAGTATGCCGTCACGAACGATGATGTTTCTAGCGTCGACCGCTCAGGCCAGCGACTCGCGATCCCTCGATTACGGTGAGTGGAAGGTGAAGTGGGAAGATAATTTCTCCGAACCATGTAGCTCGATTTGGGCGATGCCGTTGTCCCAAACCAAGCTTTATTCTGTACGCGGACCGCAAGACTATGTCTTGTTGGATGACCTGTCGCGGAACCTTGCTTTGCGTCCTGGTAAGCGAAATGCAGGGATTAATTTCTCCGAACTTCCATTTTTGCCTTCGCCCCTCGCTGGGGCCGGTAGGCCCAAGCCGGCGACCACAAATTGA